Proteins from a single region of Cryptococcus neoformans var. grubii H99 chromosome 5, complete sequence:
- a CDS encoding transketolase, whose protein sequence is MANFSSNDITAVNTIRTLAADVVAKANSGHPGAPMGMAPAAHVLFTRFMRFNSKNPKWINRDRFVLSNGHACALQYILLHLAGYEVSMEDLKQFRQIDSITPGHPEVGVTPGIEVTTGPLGQGISNAVGLAIAQAHMGAVFNKENFSLIDNYTYCFLGDGCLQEGVASEACSLAGHLKLGNLVAIYDDNKITIDGDTAVSFTEDVEMRFKSYGWNVLHIEKGDDDLAAIENAITEAKKSKDAPTIINLKTTIGFGSLRAGGHDVHGAPLKKDDIAQLKKKFGFNPEESFAVPKETSDLYHKVAENGAKAEAEWQALFKSYSEKYPKEAAELQRRIEGRLPDGWEKALPTYTTSDAAVGSRKLSETTITKLVEVLPELVGGSADLTGSNLTRWKGAEDFQHPSTGLGSYAGRYFRFGVREHGMTAICNGIAAYGGIIPFTATFLNFVSYAAGAVRLSALSHLRVLNVATHDSIGLGEDGPTHQPVETAAWLRAVPNLAFWRPADGNETSAAYLVAILSQHTPSVFALSRQNLPQLANSSIEKATKGGYVVEEVENADVTLVSTGSEVTLCLQALEQLKSKGIKARLVSLPCFEVFNNQPKDYKLSVLPSGAPILSVEAYSTFGWGTYSHDHFGLKAWGASGPYDKVYAKFDITPEGIARRAEKVVDFYKKRGQPVFSPLISALDDISE, encoded by the exons ATGGCCAACTTCTCCAGCAACGACATCACCGCTGTCAA CACCATCCGAACTCTTGCCGCTGATGTTGTGGCCAAG GCTAACTCTGGTCACCCCGGTGCCCCCATG GGTATGGCCCCTGCTGCCCACGTACTCTTCACCCGATTCATGAGGTTCAACTCCAAGAACCCCAAGTGGATTAACAGGGACCGATTTGTCCTTTCTAATGGACATGC TTGTGCTCTCCAGtacattcttcttcaccttgctGGCTACGAAGTCTCTATGGAGGACCTTAAGCAATTCCGTCAGATTGACTCTATCACTCCCGGTCACCCCGAAGTTGGTGTTACCCCCGGTATTGAGGTTACCACTGGTCCCCTTGGTCAGG GTATTTCCAACGCCGTCGGTCTTGCCATTGCCCAGGCCCACATGGGTGCCGTCTTCAACAAGGAGAACTTCTCTTTGATTGACAACTACACCTACTGTTTCCTTGGTGATGGCTGTCTCCAGGAGGGTGTTGCCTCTGAGGCCTGTTCTCTTGCCGGTCATTTGAAGTTGGGTAACTTGGTTGCCATCTACGATGACAACA AGATCACCATTGATGGTGACACCGCTGTGTCTTTCACTGAGGACGTCGAGATGCGATTCAAGTCTTACGGCTGGAATGTCCTCCACATTGAGAAGGGTGACGA TGACCTTGCTGCCATCGAGAACGCCATCACCGAGGCtaagaagagcaaggatgCCCCTACCATTATTAACCTCAAGACCACCATCGGTTTCGGTTCTCTTCGCGCCGGTGGCCACGATGTCCACGGTGCTC CTCTCAAGAAAGATGACATTGCTcagctcaagaagaagttcGGCTTTAACCCCGAGGAGTCCTTTGCCGTTCCCAAAGAGACCTCCGACCTCTACCACAAGGTTGCCGAGAACGGTGCCAAGGCCGAGGCTGAGTGGCAGGCTCTTTTCAAGTCTTATAGTGAGAAGTACCCCAAGGAGGCTGCTGAGCTTCAACGACGAATTGAAGGCCGTCTTCCCGACGGCTGGGAGAAGGCCCTCCCCACCTACACCACTTCTGACGCTGCTGTCGGTTCCAGGAAGTTGTCTGAGACTACTATTACCAAGCTCGTTGAGGTATTGCCCGAGTTGGTCGGTGGTTCTGCCGACTTGACCGGTTCCAACTTGACCAGGTGGAAGGGCGCCGAGGACTTCCAGCACCCCTCTACCGGTCTCGGTAGCTATGCTGGTCGATATTTCCGATTTGGTGTTAGGGAGCACGGTATGACCGCCATCTGTAACGGTATCGCTGCCTACGGTGGTATCATTCCTTTCACTGCCACTTTCCTTAACTTCGTCTCTTACGCCGCCGGTGCCGTCCGACTTTCCGCCTTGTCTCACCTCCGAGTCCTCAACGTTGCCACCCACGACTCTATTGGTCTCGGTGAAGATGGGCCTACTCACCAGCCCGTCGAGACTGCTGCCTGGCTCCGAGCTGTCCCTAACCTTGCTTTCTGGAGGCCCGCTGACGGTAACGAGACTTCTGCCGCCTATCTTGTCGCTATCTTGTCTCAGCACACTCCTTCCGTCTTCGCCCTTTCCCGACAGAAC TTGCCTCAGCTCGCCAACTCCTCCATTGAGAAGGCTACCAAGGGTGGCTACGTCgttgaggaggttgagaatG CCGATGTGACCCTCGTCTCCACAGGTTCTGAGGTTACCCTTTGTCTTCAGGCTCTTGAGCAGCTTAAATCCAAGGGCATTAAGGCCCGATTGGTTTCTTTGCCTTGTTTCGAGGTCTTC AACAACCAGCCCAAGGACTACAAGCTCAGCGTCCTTCCTTCCGGTGctcccatcctctccgTTGAGGCTTACTCTACCTTCGGCTGGGGAACTTACTCTCACGACCACTTCGGTCTCAAGGCCTGGGGTGCCTCTGGTCCTTACGACAAGGTCTATGCGAAG TTCGACATCACCCCCGAGGGTATTGCCAGGAGGGCTGAGAAGGTTGTTGACTTCTACAAGAAGCGTGGCCAGCCCGTATTCTCTCCTTTGATCTCTGCTTTGGACGACATCTCTGAGTAG